In one window of Leptidea sinapis chromosome 9, ilLepSina1.1, whole genome shotgun sequence DNA:
- the LOC126965910 gene encoding uncharacterized protein LOC126965910, producing the protein MDCSPVAVDNRIARKRIAHPENWKRNVAKVERYSPKTFAVRPLCNHNKKFECKNLKMSDVKSFFEGFYKFKDKTNQDAFILKHCSVKSIQRHRPKNNKHKPKSFQISYFMYSLSSKKRVPVCQTFFLKVLQITKYRVQTVMKEYFENGVLLTEKRGEDRVSQKNARKKLAVMGFIENLHCDEPHYCRGNTKRYYLSSELSINKLWRLYNTQAESELKVKSSYFRTVFTRNYNLGFGTPRTDVCSFCLQFGEKIKTETDVSIRNDLIIKQRLHKLKAKAFFDLVKEQKPELLILSYDCQKNLCLPKTPDQSAYYSRQINLFNFTIVQGSSKSKLEPSNVFA; encoded by the exons ATGGATTGTTCTCCTGTAGCTGTAGATAATCGTATAGCTCGAAAACGTATTGCACATCCCGAAAATTGGAAAAGGAATGTGGCCAAAGTTGAAAG GTATTCACCGAAAACATTTGCTGTCAGACCGTTatgtaatcataataaaaaatttgagtgcaaaaatctaaaaatgtccgatgttaaatcattttttgaaggattttataaatttaaggaTAAAACTAATCAAGATGCTTTCATATTGAAACACTGCTCAGTAAAGTCGATTCAACGTCATCGTCCAAAAAATAACAAGCACAAGCCAAAATCTTTTCAAATTAGCTACTTCATGTACAGCCTCTCTTCAAAGAAGCGAGTGCCTGTttgtcaaacattttttttgaaagTGCTACAAATTACTAAGTACCGGGTCCAAACGGTAATGaaagaatattttgaaaatggagTTTTACTCACTGAAAAAAGGGGTGAAGATCGCGTTTCCCAGAAAAATGCTCGAAAGAAACTTGCAGTTATgggttttattgaaaatttgcaTTGTGATGAGCCCCATTACTGCCGTGGGAACACCAAAAGGTACTACTTATCGTCAGAATTGAGTATCAACAAATTATGGCGACTGTACAATACTCAGGCTGAAAGTGAGTTAAAAGTTAAGTCGTCATATTTTCGAACAGTTTTTACGAGGAATTACAATTTGGGGTTCGGAACGCCTCGAACTGATGTTTGTTCATTTTGCCTTCAGTTTGGTGAGAAAATCAAAACGGAGACGGATGTTAGTATCCGCaatgatttaattataaaacaaagactGCATAAACTAAAAGCTAAAGCGTTTTTTGATTTAGTTAAGGAACAGAAACCGGAATTACTTATACTATCATACGACTGTCAGAAAAATTTATGTTTGCCCAAAACCCCAGACCAATCAGCGTATTACTCCCGACAGATAAACTTGTTTAATTTCACTATTGTGCAGGGTtcgtcaaaaagtaaattagaACCTTCAAATGTATTTGCATAA
- the LOC126965902 gene encoding steroid hormone receptor ERR1 isoform X5 gives MMSAVSGEGILRRVKQEAEPPPQYSPEQQQTRPLQMIQACDLQLEPKEEMRFCVSPGEGSLVGNTSPEQQHCSSTTVAAVDRDHDRDHDAPRRLCLVCGDVASGFHYGVASCEACKAFFKRTIQGNIDYTCPASNECEINKRRRKACQACRFRKCLRTGMLREGVRLDRVRGGRQKYRRAPDLPVTAQQRPQLDDIKILEALTSYEPELLSCGASPAGVTDPAARTLTMLAELYDRELVDVIGWAKQIPGFTELTLNDQVICVHGQMRLLQSTWAEMLSLMLAYRSMSAGGASAAANSSLRLRFATDLTLDEQQARDIGAHDLYLQISVVVRRLERAAAVREECFLLKALVLANSEARIDEGSALRRLRDSVLAALNDAVSALRSVCNANSSLQQLLLVLPALRGADVAVRRFWSAVHRDRRAPMNKLFVEMLEACGR, from the exons ATGATGTCGGCGGTGAGCGGCGAAGGGATCCTGCGTCGCGTGAAGCAGGAGGCAGAGCCACCGCCGCAGTACTCTCCGGAGCAGCAGCAGACCAGGCCGCTGCAGATGATACAGGCCTGCGAT CTTCAGCTAGAGCCTAAAGAAGAGATGAGGTTCTGTGTGTCCCCGGGCGAGGGTAGCCTGGTGGGTAACACCAGCCCCGAGCAGCAACACTGCTCGTCCACGACGGTGGCGGCGGTCGACCGCGACCACGACCGCGACCACGACGCGCCGCGCCGCCTGTGTCTGGTGTGTGGCGACGTGGCCTCGGGCTTCCACTACGGCGTGGCCAGCTGCGAGGCGTGCAAGGCCTTCTTTAAGAGAACTATCCAG GGAAATATAGACTACACATGTCCAGCGTCCAACGAATGCGAGATCAACAAGCGACGACGTAAGGCGTGTCAGGCGTGCCGCTTCCGGAAGTGTCTGCGGACCGGCATGTTGCGGGAGGGGGTGAGGCTGGACCGGGTGCGGGGGGGGCGCCAGAAGTACCGCCGAGCACCCGACCTGCCCGTCACCGCGCAGCAGAGGCCGCAGCTCGATGACATCAAG ATTCTAGAAGCCCTGACGTCATACGAACCGGAGCTACTGAGTTGCGGCGCGAGCCCGGCCGGCGTCACTGACCCCGCAGCCCGTACGCTCACCATGCTGGCGGAGCTCTACGACCGCGAGCTGGTCGACGTCATCGGCTGGGCCAAGCAGATCCCGGGCTTCACCGAACTCACACTTAACGATCAA GTAATATGTGTACACGGCCAGATGCGGCTCCTGCAGAGCACGTGGGCGGAGATGCTCAGTCTGATGCTGGCCTACCGCTCCATGTCCGCGGGCGGTGCGAGTGCGGCCGCGAACTCCTCGCTGCGGCTGCGGTTCGCGACCGACCTCACGCTGGACGAGCAGCAGGCGAGGGACATTGGCGCCCACGACCTCTACCTTCAG ATATCGGTGGTGGTGCGGCGCCTGGAGCGCGCGGCGGCCGTGCGCGAGGAGTGCTTCCTGCTGAAGGCGCTGGTGCTGGCCAACTCCGAGGCCCGCATCGACGAGGGCAGCGCGCTGCGCCGTCTGCGCGACTCTGTCCTGGCCGCGCTCAACGACGCCGTGTCCGCGCTGCG CAGCGTGTGCAACGCGAATTCGTCACTGCAGCAGCTGCTGCTGGTGCTGCCCGCGCTGCGCGGGGCCGATGTGGCCGTGCGGCGGTTCTGGTCGGCCGTGCACCGCGACCGTCGCGCGCCCATGAACAAGCTGTTCGTGGAGATGTTGGAGGCCTGCGGCCGGTAG